Proteins from one Novosphingobium pentaromativorans US6-1 genomic window:
- a CDS encoding FAD-dependent oxidoreductase, whose translation MNTAATPELLRELGADEVIVAICAIRGMPAIPGNVGAATGATADLDLVRRATHAWMPIGDKVVIIGGELVGVELAEFLMERGRQVTVVDVP comes from the coding sequence TTGAACACCGCGGCAACACCCGAGTTGCTGCGCGAGTTGGGGGCAGATGAAGTGATTGTCGCCATCTGCGCGATCCGTGGTATGCCGGCCATTCCTGGCAACGTAGGCGCGGCGACCGGGGCCACCGCTGACCTTGATCTCGTCCGCAGAGCGACCCATGCTTGGATGCCTATCGGCGACAAGGTTGTGATCATCGGCGGCGAACTGGTTGGCGTCGAATTGGCGGAATTCCTTATGGAGCGCGGAAGGCAAGTGACCGTGGTCGACGTGCCCTGA
- a CDS encoding amidohydrolase — MKLKSPVAALSLVLLASTTALASPRQAADMVFVHGNVIPMTGPEAKAAAVAVKDGKILAIGSDTEIEKLKSKSTQVVDLAGRTMLPGFIDAHGHIAMVAQQADLAALAPPPVGGVTSIASLEDALRKYMATHPEGWIVGMGYDDAELAEKRHPTRHELDAVSTDRPILIMHISGHLAAANTKALEMAGLLHPDKDPPAGVIRREADGKIASGVIEEGALFQLYALIPQPTLERQLELLAKAQQVYASYGLTTAQDGATMQAGWNLLKVAAERKALFLDVHALPLLNQQWDGFDAIPFNAPYANHLRAAGVKIIADGSPQGRTAWLSHPYHLPLEGKSADYAGYPQLTDEALRTMLARADEHDWQAYIHVNGDAAIQQLIDAVRAVGVQTGKPMRRTIAIHSQTATLEELKEMKALDIEPTFFASHTYYWGDWHREVTLGPTRADHISPQRDAFDVGLRPSIHNDAPIVPPDMIRLIWSAVTRRTRSDDILGPEQRVTPYEALMEVTRNAAYELREEGAKGTLEPGKVADFVILDGDPLGIQPESLLTLKVVATIKDGRYIFGHP, encoded by the coding sequence ATGAAACTGAAATCTCCGGTCGCGGCGCTTTCATTGGTACTGCTGGCCAGTACCACGGCCCTTGCCTCCCCGCGCCAAGCGGCAGACATGGTCTTCGTTCATGGCAATGTCATTCCAATGACCGGGCCCGAGGCAAAGGCCGCCGCAGTGGCGGTCAAGGACGGGAAGATACTCGCCATAGGTAGCGATACCGAGATTGAAAAACTGAAAAGCAAGTCTACCCAAGTGGTCGACCTGGCCGGACGCACGATGCTGCCCGGGTTCATCGATGCGCATGGTCATATAGCTATGGTTGCGCAGCAGGCCGACCTAGCCGCACTGGCGCCGCCTCCAGTAGGGGGCGTCACAAGCATTGCTAGTCTCGAAGATGCCTTGCGCAAGTATATGGCAACGCATCCTGAAGGCTGGATCGTTGGCATGGGGTATGATGATGCCGAGCTGGCTGAGAAGCGGCACCCGACCCGGCACGAACTGGACGCGGTATCAACGGACCGGCCGATCCTTATCATGCATATTTCCGGGCATCTGGCAGCGGCCAATACGAAAGCACTCGAAATGGCCGGGCTGCTGCATCCGGATAAGGACCCGCCGGCCGGTGTCATTCGGCGCGAGGCCGATGGCAAGATCGCCTCTGGCGTGATCGAAGAGGGCGCATTGTTCCAGCTCTACGCGCTGATTCCGCAGCCTACATTGGAGCGACAGCTGGAACTACTGGCCAAGGCCCAGCAGGTATATGCAAGTTATGGCCTCACTACAGCGCAGGACGGAGCAACTATGCAAGCGGGATGGAACCTGCTCAAGGTCGCGGCTGAGCGCAAGGCGCTGTTCCTCGATGTTCATGCCCTGCCGTTGCTTAACCAGCAGTGGGACGGTTTTGACGCCATCCCCTTCAACGCGCCTTACGCCAATCACTTGCGCGCAGCGGGTGTCAAAATCATCGCGGACGGGTCACCTCAGGGCCGAACGGCATGGCTGAGCCACCCCTATCACCTGCCGCTGGAAGGCAAGAGCGCGGACTATGCCGGTTATCCACAACTCACCGATGAAGCACTACGTACGATGTTAGCCAGGGCTGATGAACACGATTGGCAAGCGTACATCCATGTCAACGGAGATGCCGCGATCCAGCAGTTGATAGATGCGGTCCGTGCGGTCGGTGTGCAGACCGGCAAACCGATGCGCCGCACAATTGCCATTCACTCGCAGACCGCGACACTGGAAGAACTTAAGGAGATGAAGGCGCTTGACATTGAGCCGACTTTCTTCGCGTCCCATACGTACTATTGGGGCGATTGGCATCGTGAAGTGACGTTGGGACCGACGCGTGCCGATCACATTTCACCCCAACGCGACGCTTTCGATGTCGGCTTGCGGCCTTCAATCCACAACGACGCCCCGATCGTTCCACCCGACATGATCCGGCTTATCTGGTCGGCAGTAACGCGCCGCACGCGCTCGGATGACATTCTCGGCCCCGAGCAACGGGTGACACCTTACGAGGCATTGATGGAAGTGACGCGCAACGCTGCTTACGAGTTACGCGAAGAGGGTGCCAAAGGAACACTCGAGCCCGGGAAGGTCGCTGATTTCGTCATCCTCGATGGTGATCCACTCGGCATTCAGCCAGAAAGCCTTCTGACATTGAAGGTTGTCGCGACAATCAAGGACGGACGGTACATATTTGGCCACCCTTGA
- a CDS encoding TonB-dependent receptor translates to MNCFTKKSACISIRATAFLSASLLAFPVLAQEVSLAADEAAQDGINEITVTAQKRIESAQKVPISIQSFGVAKLAEISASKLQDIEVAAPSLSFGDGSEQGRAGIRGVIDYSRNAGYDSRVGLYIDGVYFSRSWMMNQTLLGIKQMDVLRGPQGTLFGKNTDAGAISITTRQPSYETNGEFEAEYGRFGHWKVVGRVNVPLGGDAALQLSATHLEGKGYYHNDYLGTRNQGVNSEAVRAQLLIEPATGVRINIAGDYVDDHNSTLHYTYVPTPGTNPHHFNSYYDDRADRKMGGVSITGEVELGDGYNLTSISAFRSGKQDIDFSNETGTVPYLTVHFKPSTDQFTQELRIASPVGEHFDYVAGLYYFWGRNVDRNIAAFGSGLAYFGYPYTLYAGTDLPSYTSVSTKSYAGFVNANYRFNDVIELFVGGRLTHEKKTLDNLTTSDPYGIFALPLDGYSQKFGDTFFTPKGGVNLHLSNDVLVFGAVGKGFKSGGFNTEGTSAATFAAGIDFKPETVVSYELGVKSQFLDRRARLNITGFYQKFDRYQVFTFVEVDFGGTKRLTSSLTNAGELVSKGVEVDATLVPVPGLTLSGNYTYNLSEFVSYPGGGGFFNGTLLDADGVQAPYAPRHKAYLSASYTTALGVGDLKLTGHLGYSKVSSQNFDPKVVNPLYRSAYLMAGYNVADANLTLASQSGDWSLSVWSKNLLNKNYVKFANLTALLGNRVVVYGEPRTIGATFHYAF, encoded by the coding sequence ATGAATTGTTTCACGAAAAAGTCGGCGTGTATTTCAATTCGAGCAACAGCCTTTCTGAGTGCATCGCTTCTCGCATTTCCGGTACTAGCCCAAGAGGTTTCCCTCGCAGCAGACGAAGCTGCTCAGGACGGCATTAACGAAATTACCGTGACGGCGCAAAAGCGCATCGAAAGTGCGCAGAAAGTGCCGATCTCGATCCAGAGCTTCGGAGTGGCCAAGCTTGCCGAGATCAGTGCCTCGAAGCTCCAGGACATCGAGGTTGCTGCGCCTTCTCTCTCGTTCGGCGACGGCAGCGAGCAGGGACGTGCAGGGATTCGCGGCGTAATCGACTACTCGCGAAATGCAGGCTACGATTCCCGTGTGGGCCTTTACATCGACGGGGTCTATTTCAGCCGTTCATGGATGATGAACCAGACACTACTGGGCATCAAACAGATGGACGTGCTGCGCGGACCGCAGGGCACTCTTTTCGGTAAGAATACGGACGCCGGCGCAATCAGCATTACCACTCGCCAGCCTTCCTATGAAACCAATGGCGAGTTCGAAGCGGAGTACGGCAGGTTCGGTCACTGGAAGGTTGTCGGTCGCGTCAACGTTCCGCTCGGTGGCGATGCGGCCTTGCAGCTTTCGGCGACGCACCTTGAGGGCAAGGGCTATTACCACAACGACTATCTCGGCACGCGCAATCAAGGTGTGAATTCAGAGGCTGTGCGAGCGCAATTGCTGATTGAGCCGGCAACAGGCGTACGCATCAACATTGCGGGAGATTATGTGGACGATCATAATTCCACCCTGCATTATACTTATGTCCCCACCCCGGGGACAAATCCACATCACTTCAATTCGTACTACGATGACCGCGCCGACCGGAAGATGGGCGGCGTTTCGATAACTGGCGAAGTGGAACTTGGCGACGGATACAATCTGACCTCGATCAGCGCCTTTCGCTCAGGGAAGCAGGATATCGACTTCAGCAACGAGACGGGTACGGTGCCGTATCTGACAGTTCACTTCAAGCCCAGTACGGATCAATTCACACAGGAACTGCGGATCGCTTCGCCGGTGGGCGAGCACTTCGACTACGTTGCTGGCCTTTATTACTTTTGGGGCCGCAACGTTGATCGCAACATCGCTGCATTCGGATCGGGGCTGGCCTATTTTGGTTATCCTTACACACTCTATGCTGGGACGGACTTGCCTTCCTATACCTCGGTATCGACGAAATCCTACGCAGGATTCGTTAATGCAAATTACCGTTTTAATGACGTAATCGAACTCTTTGTCGGTGGACGCCTGACACATGAGAAGAAGACGCTCGATAACCTTACGACCAGCGATCCCTATGGCATATTCGCTTTGCCACTTGACGGCTATTCTCAGAAGTTCGGTGACACCTTTTTCACGCCCAAAGGCGGCGTCAACCTGCATTTGTCGAACGATGTTCTAGTTTTTGGTGCGGTCGGCAAGGGTTTCAAGAGTGGAGGTTTCAATACCGAGGGCACATCGGCCGCCACGTTTGCGGCCGGAATCGACTTCAAGCCTGAAACCGTGGTCAGCTACGAACTTGGTGTGAAAAGCCAGTTCCTTGACCGCCGCGCCAGGCTAAACATCACCGGTTTCTATCAGAAGTTCGACCGATACCAGGTCTTCACATTCGTTGAGGTCGACTTCGGAGGGACAAAGCGCCTGACATCTAGCTTGACCAATGCCGGTGAACTGGTTTCGAAAGGTGTCGAAGTGGATGCTACGCTGGTTCCCGTTCCTGGCCTTACGCTCTCGGGCAACTACACATACAACCTCAGCGAATTCGTCAGTTATCCGGGCGGAGGCGGCTTTTTCAACGGAACACTGCTCGATGCAGACGGTGTTCAGGCACCCTATGCTCCCAGACACAAGGCCTATCTCTCGGCCAGCTATACCACTGCGCTGGGTGTGGGCGATTTGAAGCTGACCGGACATCTGGGCTACAGCAAAGTGTCCTCGCAGAACTTTGACCCCAAGGTTGTGAACCCGCTGTATCGCAGTGCCTATCTGATGGCAGGCTACAATGTTGCTGACGCGAACCTTACGCTAGCCAGTCAGAGCGGCGACTGGTCGCTTTCGGTCTGGTCAAAGAATCTTCTCAACAAGAATTATGTCAAATTCGCCAATTTGACTGCATTGCTCGGCAATCGTGTTGTCGTGTACGGCGAACCACGCACCATCGGCGCCACTTTCCACTATGCGTTCTAA
- a CDS encoding amino acid permease — translation MTMIALGGVIGAGLFVGSRVVIQSAGPAASISFLLTGILVILVMRMLGEMATAMPTVGSFYEYARLALGDMAGFLTGWMYWYFWVIVVALEAIAGADLIRFWLPEVPQWFLALTLMMALTASNLFSVRSYGEFEFWFASIKVAAIGVFLVLGTLFVAGIWFTPGPGLANLAGHGGFAPNGVLPVLTGAVAATGFYFGAEIVTIAAAEADEPSRAVAKATNSVISRVLLFYVGSIVLVVAIIPWNSVTIATPYVSALSAMKIPAAAQIMNAIILTAVLSALNSGLYASSRMLFALTRNGHAPTFLARVSKSGVPVAATLAGTGFGFVAVFMSYVSPDTVFAFLVNSYGTVALFVYLLIAFSQLRLRRQLEAQDPERLVVRMWLFPWLTYVAIAGMLAILVAMAFIPDQQFPLLMGVGSLALISLGYGLIRKRQPLAA, via the coding sequence ATGACGATGATTGCGCTCGGGGGCGTAATTGGCGCGGGCCTGTTCGTCGGGAGTCGCGTTGTCATCCAGTCGGCCGGACCAGCGGCCAGCATTTCTTTCCTGCTGACAGGAATACTGGTCATCCTGGTCATGCGCATGCTGGGCGAGATGGCCACTGCGATGCCAACCGTTGGCTCCTTCTACGAGTACGCGCGACTTGCACTGGGCGACATGGCCGGCTTCCTGACCGGCTGGATGTATTGGTACTTTTGGGTCATCGTTGTTGCGCTGGAAGCGATTGCCGGGGCCGACCTCATCCGCTTCTGGCTACCCGAAGTACCGCAATGGTTTCTGGCGCTGACGCTAATGATGGCTTTGACCGCCAGCAATCTGTTCTCGGTCCGCTCATACGGCGAGTTCGAGTTCTGGTTCGCTTCGATCAAGGTCGCCGCGATTGGCGTCTTTCTGGTGCTGGGCACACTGTTCGTTGCTGGCATATGGTTCACGCCAGGGCCGGGACTGGCTAATCTTGCCGGGCATGGTGGCTTTGCGCCCAATGGCGTGCTGCCAGTGCTAACCGGGGCGGTTGCGGCGACAGGATTTTACTTCGGCGCCGAAATCGTCACCATTGCCGCTGCCGAGGCGGACGAGCCCAGCCGTGCGGTTGCGAAGGCGACCAATTCCGTCATCAGTCGAGTGTTACTCTTCTATGTAGGCTCAATCGTGTTGGTCGTAGCCATCATTCCATGGAATTCGGTAACGATCGCCACGCCTTACGTCAGCGCCCTTTCGGCTATGAAGATACCGGCTGCCGCGCAAATCATGAACGCAATCATCCTGACCGCTGTGCTTTCGGCGCTCAATTCTGGCCTATATGCCTCTTCGCGGATGCTGTTCGCGCTTACCCGAAACGGACATGCGCCCACGTTTCTGGCGCGGGTGAGCAAAAGCGGCGTACCCGTGGCAGCGACACTGGCAGGAACCGGCTTCGGATTTGTCGCGGTTTTCATGTCCTATGTTTCACCGGATACTGTCTTCGCGTTCCTGGTAAATTCCTATGGAACGGTTGCGCTCTTCGTCTATCTGCTCATTGCCTTTTCCCAGCTTCGCTTGCGCCGCCAGTTGGAGGCGCAGGATCCTGAACGGCTCGTTGTGCGCATGTGGCTGTTCCCTTGGCTTACGTACGTGGCGATTGCGGGCATGCTCGCAATCCTTGTGGCGATGGCCTTCATTCCCGACCAACAGTTTCCGCTGCTTATGGGCGTGGGAAGCCTTGCGCTCATTTCGCTTGGTTACGGATTGATCCGCAAGCGGCAACCACTCGCCGCTTAG
- a CDS encoding aminotransferase class III-fold pyridoxal phosphate-dependent enzyme has protein sequence MLAMDTQATISGDRPDFSNHWMPFTANRDFHREPKMLCRAQGCHYYGERGQQILDGCSGLFTTPAGHARAEIADAVRDQLLTLDYAPSFTRGHPQSFRLASSIADLTPEGMDRIFFGNSGSEAVETALKVALAYHRARGEGGRDLFVSRERAYHGVNFGGIALSGMVPNRRAFGPAGPRVVHMRHTWLEQNRGTMGQPVHGSELADDLERLVALHGAENIAACVVEPIAGSTGVLVPPQGYLERLRELCTRYGILLIFDEVITGFGRLGHNYAAQAFGVTPDIITMAKAITNGAQPMAAVAVSREIHDTIVDAAPEGQVEFFHGYTFSAHPASCAAALATLNIYRNESLFDRARQMSAHFLERIASLQDLELVTDVRGYGLLAGVDLAPLERPGLRGHIAQKRMFDAGLHLKTTGDAAIIAPAFIMETEQIDTLIDTLRGVLVELAD, from the coding sequence ATGCTTGCCATGGATACGCAAGCAACGATTTCCGGAGACCGGCCGGACTTTTCGAACCACTGGATGCCGTTCACGGCGAACAGGGACTTTCATAGGGAACCCAAGATGCTCTGCCGAGCGCAGGGTTGCCATTACTATGGTGAGCGGGGTCAGCAGATTCTCGATGGGTGCTCAGGCCTTTTCACCACGCCAGCCGGGCACGCGCGGGCCGAGATAGCCGATGCCGTGCGCGACCAGCTGCTGACGCTTGACTATGCCCCCAGTTTCACACGCGGCCATCCGCAGTCGTTCAGGCTGGCATCGAGCATCGCCGATTTGACGCCGGAGGGCATGGACCGCATTTTCTTCGGCAATTCCGGCTCGGAAGCGGTGGAAACCGCACTCAAAGTGGCACTGGCCTATCATCGGGCACGCGGAGAAGGTGGGCGTGACCTGTTCGTCTCTCGTGAGCGTGCCTATCACGGCGTGAACTTTGGCGGCATCGCGCTATCAGGTATGGTACCGAACCGCCGCGCTTTTGGACCAGCCGGGCCGCGTGTCGTGCACATGCGGCACACCTGGCTGGAACAGAATCGCGGCACGATGGGCCAACCTGTCCACGGCTCCGAACTGGCCGATGATCTGGAACGCCTGGTTGCACTTCATGGAGCCGAGAACATTGCGGCTTGTGTAGTTGAGCCGATTGCCGGCTCGACTGGGGTACTGGTGCCGCCGCAGGGCTACCTCGAACGGTTGCGCGAACTTTGCACACGCTACGGCATCCTGCTGATCTTCGACGAAGTTATCACGGGCTTTGGCCGCCTCGGCCACAATTATGCAGCACAGGCCTTTGGCGTTACGCCGGACATCATAACCATGGCAAAAGCAATCACCAACGGTGCCCAGCCGATGGCGGCGGTGGCGGTTTCTCGCGAGATTCACGACACCATCGTCGATGCGGCACCGGAAGGGCAAGTGGAGTTCTTCCACGGCTACACTTTCTCGGCCCACCCGGCGAGCTGTGCGGCAGCCCTTGCCACGCTCAACATCTATCGCAACGAGAGCCTGTTCGATCGTGCACGACAGATGTCTGCCCATTTCCTTGAACGGATTGCATCCTTGCAGGACCTTGAACTCGTAACCGACGTGCGCGGTTACGGCCTGCTTGCAGGGGTAGATCTGGCACCATTGGAACGTCCTGGCCTTCGCGGCCATATCGCCCAAAAGCGGATGTTCGATGCCGGGCTGCATCTGAAAACAACGGGTGACGCCGCCATCATCGCTCCGGCCTTCATTATGGAGACCGAGCAGATCGACACTCTGATTGACACTTTGCGCGGAGTGCTCGTCGAACTCGCCGATTGA
- a CDS encoding PLP-dependent aminotransferase family protein, producing MPDQSAKRRRQRSDPLMWAPLIGIEDDSARTLQFQIRSRIVDSILDGTLLPGTPLPSSRKLATELKVSRNTVILSYQQLVDDGFLVARERSGFVVSAQGQERRVAPNVDVREKAATVAAMDWDARLRSQSSRYRSIEKPTNWQSYKYPFLYGQFDSSVFPINAWRQCCRQALGVLELSDWGRDTIDEDDPLLIEQIRTRILPRRGIWADKSEIMVTLGAQHALFLLSEALFCDTTVLGLEDPGYPDMRNIARIKGARVQPLPVDEHGLMLQPNLAGCDYVHVTPSHQCPTTVTMPQARRHQLLDYARESGTVLIEDDYDSETSFDLAPQPALKSFDESGQVIYVSSLSKILAPGLRLGFVVADARLIRELRALRRLMVRHPPLNNQRAIALFLSLGHYEPLIRRLTGLYRQRAQILGDALNHYVPSAKFRYATGGSCIWLQAPEAFDAAAAVRQWRSEGLLYEPGDVFFADRSTGRSHIRLGYSVIPEARIEPGVRLLAQAIAS from the coding sequence ATGCCCGATCAATCTGCCAAAAGGCGACGCCAACGATCCGATCCGCTAATGTGGGCGCCTTTAATCGGCATTGAGGATGACAGCGCTCGGACGCTGCAATTCCAGATCCGTAGCAGGATCGTAGATTCCATTCTCGATGGAACGCTGCTGCCAGGCACGCCGCTTCCGTCAAGCCGGAAGCTGGCCACAGAGCTGAAGGTTTCGCGCAACACTGTCATTCTCTCTTATCAGCAACTGGTCGACGATGGTTTCCTTGTCGCACGCGAACGCAGCGGTTTTGTGGTTTCGGCGCAAGGGCAAGAACGGCGCGTGGCACCGAATGTCGATGTGCGCGAGAAAGCAGCGACCGTTGCGGCAATGGACTGGGATGCGCGTTTGCGTTCACAATCCTCTCGCTATCGCAGCATTGAGAAGCCGACAAATTGGCAGTCCTATAAATACCCGTTCTTGTACGGACAGTTTGATTCCTCAGTTTTCCCTATCAACGCCTGGCGCCAATGCTGTCGTCAGGCGCTGGGCGTGCTGGAACTGAGTGACTGGGGACGGGACACGATAGACGAGGACGATCCGTTACTGATTGAACAGATCAGGACCCGCATTCTTCCCCGACGCGGCATCTGGGCAGACAAGTCGGAGATCATGGTCACGCTGGGCGCGCAGCACGCACTGTTCCTGCTTTCTGAAGCGCTGTTTTGCGACACAACGGTCCTTGGCCTCGAAGATCCCGGCTATCCAGACATGCGCAACATTGCCCGCATAAAGGGCGCCCGCGTCCAGCCGCTGCCGGTCGATGAACACGGCTTGATGCTGCAGCCAAACCTTGCTGGCTGCGACTACGTCCACGTCACCCCAAGCCACCAATGCCCGACAACCGTAACAATGCCGCAGGCGCGGCGACACCAATTGCTCGACTATGCGCGAGAGTCCGGCACAGTACTGATCGAAGATGACTACGATAGCGAGACGAGCTTCGACCTTGCGCCGCAGCCTGCTCTCAAGAGCTTTGATGAAAGTGGGCAGGTGATTTATGTTAGCAGTCTGTCCAAGATCCTGGCACCTGGGTTGCGTTTAGGCTTCGTCGTAGCCGATGCGCGCCTGATCCGCGAATTGCGGGCCCTGCGCCGATTAATGGTGCGCCACCCTCCACTCAACAATCAACGCGCCATCGCGCTGTTCCTCTCTCTTGGCCACTATGAACCGCTTATCCGCCGCCTGACAGGACTTTACCGTCAACGCGCGCAGATTCTGGGCGATGCCCTCAACCATTATGTCCCCTCTGCCAAGTTCCGCTACGCTACCGGCGGTTCGTGTATTTGGCTTCAAGCACCGGAAGCGTTTGACGCAGCTGCCGCGGTGCGGCAATGGCGCAGCGAAGGTCTGTTATACGAACCTGGTGATGTCTTCTTCGCCGACCGCAGCACAGGACGCTCGCATATCCGCCTCGGCTATTCGGTCATCCCCGAAGCCCGGATCGAACCTGGTGTGCGACTGCTTGCGCAAGCGATCGCAAGTTGA
- a CDS encoding aldehyde dehydrogenase family protein: MMIADNADLIQPAGPEETQTFAGGHLIEGQIVSAISGRTFAVINPATGVEVGSAALGDVHDVERAVAAAAKARQAWAAVPARERGAKLARGASRMIEKVEVIARLLALETGKAIRTECRPEVMTAADIGSFYGGLGSELKGETLPFRPDLLSITVREPLGVVAAILPWNVPLVLMMLKIAPALVAGNTVVVKTAEEAPLATLMAARVLAEELPAGVLNVVHGFGPDCGQPLVEHPLVAKVTFTGSQPVGETIYASAAQKLIPVSLELGGKSPMIVMSDADLAKAVAGAIAGMRFTRQGQSCTAASRIYVHETIYEAFLESLAAAVRKLKIGNPLDEATDIGTIISRDQMDRIEHFVRLGQETPNVRMIVCGTVPDDKNLDPALFALPMLVADVPEDSPLMREEIFGPIACVVPWNDYEDVLKAANDSEFGLAASVWTNDLTKALDATRRLNAGYVQVNQNLTIQPNLSYGGFGKSGLGKEASLEAMLEHFSRKKTIVFAG, encoded by the coding sequence ATGATGATCGCCGACAATGCAGACCTGATTCAACCCGCCGGGCCTGAGGAAACGCAGACTTTCGCTGGCGGCCACCTCATCGAGGGGCAAATTGTTTCGGCAATCAGTGGTAGGACGTTTGCCGTCATCAATCCTGCCACGGGCGTCGAAGTCGGCAGCGCCGCTCTCGGTGATGTGCATGATGTAGAAAGGGCAGTGGCTGCCGCTGCCAAGGCCCGTCAGGCATGGGCTGCCGTGCCTGCGCGCGAGCGCGGCGCCAAACTGGCGCGAGGCGCTTCACGCATGATTGAGAAGGTCGAGGTGATCGCACGATTGCTGGCTTTGGAAACCGGCAAGGCGATCCGCACCGAATGCCGTCCGGAAGTGATGACTGCTGCCGACATCGGATCATTCTACGGCGGGCTTGGCTCGGAACTGAAGGGCGAAACGCTACCATTTCGGCCCGACTTGCTCTCGATCACCGTGCGCGAGCCACTCGGCGTGGTCGCAGCGATCCTGCCGTGGAATGTTCCACTGGTACTAATGATGCTCAAGATCGCGCCTGCTCTTGTCGCAGGTAACACGGTCGTCGTGAAGACCGCCGAGGAAGCACCGCTTGCCACCTTGATGGCAGCCCGCGTACTTGCCGAAGAACTTCCGGCTGGAGTGCTCAACGTAGTGCATGGTTTTGGCCCCGATTGCGGGCAGCCATTGGTTGAGCACCCCCTTGTCGCCAAGGTGACCTTCACTGGTTCTCAGCCGGTCGGCGAGACGATCTACGCGAGCGCGGCACAAAAGCTGATCCCGGTATCGCTGGAACTGGGCGGCAAAAGTCCGATGATCGTGATGTCCGACGCAGATCTTGCCAAAGCGGTAGCCGGTGCCATTGCAGGCATGCGCTTCACCCGCCAGGGCCAGAGCTGCACCGCTGCCAGTCGCATTTACGTCCACGAGACGATCTACGAAGCATTTCTCGAAAGCCTTGCCGCAGCAGTGCGTAAGCTGAAGATCGGTAATCCATTGGACGAGGCGACTGATATTGGCACCATCATTTCGCGCGACCAAATGGACCGCATCGAACATTTTGTCAGGCTTGGTCAGGAGACGCCGAACGTACGCATGATCGTTTGCGGCACAGTTCCGGATGATAAGAACCTCGATCCCGCCCTCTTTGCCCTGCCGATGCTTGTCGCCGACGTTCCCGAGGATAGCCCACTGATGCGTGAGGAAATCTTCGGCCCGATCGCCTGCGTGGTCCCGTGGAATGATTACGAGGATGTCCTGAAGGCTGCCAACGACAGCGAGTTTGGCCTTGCCGCCAGCGTATGGACCAACGACCTTACAAAAGCGCTCGATGCCACACGGAGGCTCAATGCCGGCTATGTGCAGGTCAACCAGAACCTGACTATCCAACCCAACCTCAGCTATGGAGGTTTTGGAAAATCTGGCCTTGGCAAGGAAGCCTCGCTTGAAGCGATGCTGGAGCACTTCAGTCGCAAGAAGACCATCGTATTTGCCGGTTGA
- a CDS encoding sulfite exporter TauE/SafE family protein — translation MAIGGIELLTLVSTSTMVFLAAVLRGFTGFGFALAATPLLALLLPPAQVVPTVLLLQVGSSLVGLQTTLEEHDRSATWWIGLAAAVATPFGVWLLAIIPADVARVVIALVSLGGLASFRTGFQLGGRPNHWLSLGTGLLAGLLGGLCAMSGPPVIAYFLSRPTPPKQARASMILIFLMTGLIGLTSGAIAGLFTTTIAIQAALLVPSMVLGTWLGSTLFNRSAEAVFRKAAFVALGLIAMTSLVAAFY, via the coding sequence ATGGCGATAGGCGGCATCGAACTGCTCACTCTGGTTTCTACCAGCACAATGGTCTTCTTGGCCGCCGTGTTGCGCGGATTCACTGGCTTTGGCTTTGCCTTGGCAGCAACCCCGTTGCTGGCGCTGCTACTGCCACCTGCACAAGTAGTCCCAACCGTACTGCTATTGCAGGTCGGCTCAAGTCTTGTTGGCCTGCAGACCACATTGGAAGAGCATGATCGCAGCGCCACTTGGTGGATTGGTCTTGCTGCTGCCGTCGCTACGCCATTTGGCGTCTGGTTACTCGCAATCATCCCCGCCGACGTCGCCCGCGTAGTGATCGCGCTCGTGTCACTTGGCGGGCTAGCCTCGTTTCGAACTGGGTTTCAGTTGGGCGGCCGGCCCAATCACTGGCTCTCGCTAGGGACTGGACTGTTGGCGGGACTCTTGGGTGGTCTTTGCGCCATGTCGGGACCGCCAGTCATCGCCTATTTTCTCTCCCGCCCCACACCACCCAAACAGGCCAGGGCCTCAATGATCCTGATCTTCCTCATGACGGGGCTCATCGGATTGACGTCGGGCGCGATCGCCGGACTGTTCACAACGACAATTGCCATACAGGCAGCCTTGCTTGTGCCCTCGATGGTTTTGGGCACATGGCTAGGAAGCACATTATTCAATAGGTCTGCAGAGGCTGTGTTCCGCAAAGCTGCATTCGTAGCGTTGGGGTTGATTGCAATGACGAGCCTTGTGGCAGCATTTTATTAA